From Solea senegalensis isolate Sse05_10M linkage group LG16, IFAPA_SoseM_1, whole genome shotgun sequence:
ACGCGCGTGTGTCTGCTGATTGGCGGTTGGTGTCATATGACACGGCAGCAGCAGGAAGttggtggctgtgtgtgttcgtgtgacAGTCGCAGTTAAGTGTGTTCGCTTTACACTGATTACATGACAACGATGTAGCTATTAAAATGCGTTGTGTGTCGTTTTCGTTCATACACTGAGGACGGAGCTGCAGCTGGAAACATGAGCCTGCGTGCTTTGTGGATTATTTCATACGAGAAGGATGGAAACGCATCGATACGCTTTTCAAGGTTTGTTGCAATTATGCACAACGCTATAGAGGAGTATTGTTGTGGTGTCATGCAGTGTCtgacacagcagtgttttgattttattttattttttgtataatgaataaaatcactAATTCTTCACATTCTCTGGTCAAATGTAAGATTGACAGTGTGTAGTCGTGTCTGAACAGACACTTAGTTTTCTTTAAGAACCTTGGAGTTAAATGAATGGTAGTCTGCTCAAATAACATTATAGTAGAAATACACTCAAAGAGACTGTACAAGAAAGGCcacagttttgacatttttatttacaacatttcTGTTATAACTGCTATCTTAACCTCAGGATTTATTCTTAAAACATACAAATGATATATGAGCGAATCATGACttttatgatgtcatttatgCTGTCACAGTGTCTCTTACTAATGTCCATCTTCCCCCCCCCAACAGGAGGTTCTCCACTGTGGAGCACCGTGCCAAGTGCCTGGCAGGTCCCTCATATGTAGCAGTCCCAGAGGAGAGCGTtgtgctgcagctcctgctcACTGAGCTGGGCCTCTCAGACCCAGACAGGTCTTTTGTGGCTCTCAGAGATGATTGTCTTCATCGCCAGAGGTCACCAGCTCTGGAGCTGCATGTGGATGGTCCTGGAAAGGGAATACTTTGGCCGATGTTGGCCATCTCACAAGGGCCTCTTATTCTGGCTTGTCTGTGTTTAGTGGATGCCCCTCTTGAGCCACGGCCACCACTTGCCAACCTCCTTTCTGTCTCTCAGGGCCTGAGTCTCCTGGCAGGCCTGCAGACTTTTCTTTTTGGCTCGGGGAGTAAGCCTGATAGTGAGGGGATCGCCTCTCGCCTggcaatgctgccctctataCTCCTGCAGGTTTGTCCACTCGGTACACCTCTGGATGTGCCAGTACTGGGGGCCTCCAATACGCCCACTGTGCCCGTACCTGCCGGGAACCAGAAGCAACCGGCCTGGAAGACGGGTGTCCACCGTGGccgagctgttgtgaatgtagCGCTGAAAGAAACTGTTCGCTCCATGCAGTATGGTCAGCGGAGCAGACAGGACCTCTGGGATGTATATGGCACAGTGACGTGCAAAGTAAGCAACACAGTGGAAATGAAAGCCAGCAGTGGTgtaattgtttttctctttactAAACTCACACTAACTCTGCATTTCTTCCAAAAGTGTGAAGTGGAGGGGGTGCTGCCAAATGTGACAGTGACTCTTACACTGCCACCTAATGGCTCTCCACTGCAGGACATCCTGGTCCATCCCTGCGTCACCTCACTGGACTCCAACATCCTGACCGCCTGCAGTGTTGATAACTGTGACGGCTCAGCTTTCTCGGGCCCATACAAATTTCCCTTCTCTCCACCCCTAGAACCTTTCCGTCTATGCAGTTACACATCTCAGGTAAAGGACATGCAAGGCTTACTAACATACATTACTTTTGCTAACATgtcatgtatttcttttttttaaaatcatctaCAGGTTCCTGTCCCCCCTATTCTTGGATCCTATCaactgagagaggaagagaaccAGCTGTGTGTGTCGGTAAACCTCAAACTTCACGAGAGTGTCAAGAATAGTTTTGAGTACTGTGAAGCACACCTGCCATTCTTtaacaggtaaaaaaaagaacgtctttattgtcattgtaaccTGCACAAGGTCATGAAAATGCCATCTCAGTCCTAGTTTTGGTTGATCTGTGTCGTCTTGTGCAGAGACCTGATGGGTGCCGTGGATGTGAAGGTGAGCTCCGGACAGGTGGACACTTCAAAGGAGAAGAACCTGCTGGTCTGGACCCTCG
This genomic window contains:
- the ap5m1 gene encoding AP-5 complex subunit mu-1; protein product: MSLRALWIISYEKDGNASIRFSRRFSTVEHRAKCLAGPSYVAVPEESVVLQLLLTELGLSDPDRSFVALRDDCLHRQRSPALELHVDGPGKGILWPMLAISQGPLILACLCLVDAPLEPRPPLANLLSVSQGLSLLAGLQTFLFGSGSKPDSEGIASRLAMLPSILLQVCPLGTPLDVPVLGASNTPTVPVPAGNQKQPAWKTGVHRGRAVVNVALKETVRSMQYGQRSRQDLWDVYGTVTCKCEVEGVLPNVTVTLTLPPNGSPLQDILVHPCVTSLDSNILTACSVDNCDGSAFSGPYKFPFSPPLEPFRLCSYTSQVPVPPILGSYQLREEENQLCVSVNLKLHESVKNSFEYCEAHLPFFNRDLMGAVDVKVSSGQVDTSKEKNLLVWTLGQRFPKSREVKMEGRITFSGPTPGPTDPICTQLTAYVKLYFKVPDITLSGCCVDQHSVQVYSAAKPRIVTSRDLQSKEYFIWNSTGCAPVSSVQMML